The following coding sequences are from one Arachis ipaensis cultivar K30076 unplaced genomic scaffold, Araip1.1 Aipa1420, whole genome shotgun sequence window:
- the LOC107624632 gene encoding uncharacterized protein LOC107624632, translating to MTAVAPMEIRVFSDLVNEARVVEEYAKTVASSKKTHGGISSWRRGKYFHPKSQRFKRGGYMPQGQGVFRKNTQIQFQYAKGKGNHSKNSPDLTCVRCGHFHPYKSCKIGLGGCFSCGLTGHIARDCTRGRNQNAGQSQHQGRVFAVNAKDASKADLLMRGICLIGDKTLITLYDTGASHSFISFAKVRNKT from the coding sequence ATGACTGCTGTGGCGCCTATGGAGATCCGTGTCTTCTCCGACTTGGTGAACGAGGCGAGAGTGGTGGAAGAGTATGCCAAGACGGTAGCTTCATCCAAGAAAACTCATGGAGGGATTTCTAGTTGGAGGCGTGGCAAGTATTTCCATCCGAAGAGTCAACGTTTTAAAAGAGGAGGATATATGCCTCAAGGTCAAGGAGTCTTCAGGAAGAACACTCAGATTCAGTTTCAGTACGCTAAGGGGAAAGGAAATCATAGTAAGAATTCTCCGGATTTGACTTGTGTACGTTGTGGGCATTTCCATCCTTATAAATCATGTAAGATTGGTTTAGGTGGTTGCTTCAGTTGTGGGTTGACTGGCCACATTGCGAGGGATTGCACTCGTGGGAGGAATCAGAATGCGGGCCAGAGTCAGCATCAAGGTCGAGTCTTTGCTGTGAATGCCAAGGATGCTTCCAAGGCAGATCTGTTGATGAGAGGTATTTGTTTAATTGGTGATAAGACTTTAATTACATTGTATGATACTGGGGCTTCGCATTCGTTTATTTCGTTTGCTAAAGTGAGGAATAAGACTTGA